A window of the Arachis duranensis cultivar V14167 chromosome 5, aradu.V14167.gnm2.J7QH, whole genome shotgun sequence genome harbors these coding sequences:
- the LOC107487320 gene encoding SNF2 domain-containing protein CLASSY 3-like isoform X1, protein MHSNTVPVASRTRSRKTATTTMSLSSSDDDEVVVKGETPPKPQPERGSAEGSGNRDGENVKEGENREDITRKRRKFGVDILIDQGPIPDGKSVAHRTRSHFPKSKKHLLFGTFSQPICLADDDDDEEQEQEQEKEEGQQPGKQGEDDEEEHVEEEEEEEEEEDDDDDDDDNDDDDDESLYESEETDLEEEDDDDDDDYSVERDACMNNVANFEGKKQKRKRVDVASMLRDMMFGKGEVPLLESVEEESGATVVTMDVPTRSPFNSEKHAPPEKSTEQEVLDAIWAEMERGFSSDPFEEEQGSNEFKCRGSKREKGSAFEFTRKREDQDLKGLGGEFQDCVAQEKGKLSSKSCIEGGNSCVDFPFKFTFLTKEPPAEKSQDEKEIDTIWSEMELGLHVIQQDSASAPQQGENNANSDRDQFPVEGDANTPPLFRCRKGEHNLVLDEEIGLICKYCLHVALEIKNWVPPFVESPWEKSDRRDYYYYGDDVDRSVLDELHDRTSWSDDYNLGNHKGTVWDMIPGVKKTMYPHQCEAFEFLWSHLAGGIFLDQLKEENTGNGCVVSHAPGTGKTRLAIVFIQAYMKLYPACSPMIIAPKSMLLTWEEEFKLWKVDIPFHNVNNSEYSGNENETARNLINKFGRNASTQAAKRNCRTAKFYSWKLGKSILGISYKLFELLTRQGSRDKVLRKFLLEQPSLLVLDEGHTPRNKTSAVWKSVSEIETKRRIILSGTPFQNNFRELYTTLCLARPKFADLNPRDEHRGRWQYLVNSYGKVTDSSRKLKILKEIREMIQPFVHVYKGTILQDSLPGLRQLVVILKPTQLQEKLLQDIKKRFDNVLKLEYEESVAAFHPSLCEIAEDKEKIQKCRLNPNESAKTKFLMELIRISGIFNEKVLIFSQFIEPLKLLLSQLKQHFSWTEGREVLQMHGKQEAKLRQASIHTFNDPNSKVRVMLASTKACYEGISLVGASRVVLLDVVWNPSVEKQAISRAYRLGQKKLVFTYHLITKGTTDEKKCGRQAVKDQLSEFVFFHSEGGAQNRQLFSSAELEDKILEQIIEQEKFRHIIEKVAIKKPNLL, encoded by the exons ATGCATTCCAACACTGTTCCTGTTGCCTCCAGAACTCGTTCAAGAAAGACCGCCACAACCACCATGAGCCTGAGTAGCTCCGACGATGACGAAGTCGTCGTTAAAGGGGAAACTCCCCCGAAACCTCAACCTGAACGCGGCAGCGCAGAAGGCAGCGGTAACAGAGACGGCGAGAATGTGAAGGAGGGCGAGAACAGAGAAGATATAacgaggaaaagaagaaaatttggGGTTGACATTTTGATTGACCAGGGTCCCATCCCCGATGGTAAGAGTGTTGCACACAGGACTCGTTCCCATTTCCCGAAGAGCAAGAAGCACCTCCTTTTTGGGACTTTTAGTCAACCAATTTGTCttgctgatgatgatgatgatgaagaacaagaacaagaacaagaaaaggaagaagggcAACAACCTGGGAAGCAAggtgaagatgatgaagaagaacatgtggaggaggaggaggaggaggaggaggaggaggacgacgacgacgacgatgaCGACAACGACGACGATGACGACGAGTCTCTTTATGAATCAGAAGAAACTGATTTggaggaggaggatgatgatgatgacgacgacTACAGCGTAGAGAGAGATGCATGTATGAACAATGTGGCCAATTTCGAAGGGAAGAAGCAAAAGCGGAAGCGTGTTGATGTGGCTAGCATGTTAAGGGATATGATGTTTGGCAAGGGAGAGGTGCCTTTGCTGGAGTCTGTGGAAGAAGAATCAGGTGCAACTGTGGTGACCATGGACGTGCCAACAAGGTCCCCTTTCAACAGTGAGAAGCACGCGCCACCGGAGAAATCGACTGAGCAGGAAGTGCTGGATGCTATTTGGGCTGAGATGGAGCGTGGCTTCAGCTCTGATCCTTTTGAAGAGGAGCAGGGTTCTAATGAATTCAAATGCAGAGGTTCCAAGAGGGAAAAGGGATCTGCTTTTGAATTTACAAGGAAGAGAGAAGATCAAGATCTAAAAGGGCTTGGTGGGGAGTTTCAGGATTGTGTTGCCCAAGAGAAGGGTAAATTGTCTAGCAAGTCATGCATTGAGGGGGGAAATTCATGTGTGGATTTTCCTTTCAAGTTTACTTTTTTAACTAAGGAACCGCCAGCGGAGAAATCCCAAGATGAGAAAGAAATAGATACGATCTGGTCTGAGATGGAGCTTGGTCTTCATGTTATCCAACAAGACTCTGCTTCTGCTCCTCAG CAGGGTGAAAATAATGCTAATTCGGATCGTGATCAATTTCCGGTGGAAGGTGATGCTAACACACCCCCTCTTTTTCGCTGTCGAAAAGGGGAACACAATCTTgttcttgatgaggaaattgGGCTTATCTGTAAATATTGCTTGCATGTGGCACTGGAGATCAAGAATTGGGTTCCTCCTTTT gttgaaagtccatgggaaaaATCTGACAGgagagattattattattatggggATGATGTTGACCGGTCTGTCTTGGATGAGCTTCATGATCGAACTTCTTGGAGTGATGATTATAACCTTGGTAATCACAAGGGGACAGTATGGGATATGATTCCTGGAGTGAAGAAGACTATGTATCCTCATCAATGCGAAGCTTTTGAATTTCTCTGGAGTCATTTAGCTGGTGGAATTTTTCTTGATCAGCTTAAAGAAGAAAACACTGGAAATGGATGCGTTGTATCTCATGCTCCTGGCACGGGGAAAACCCGTCTTGCTATTGTATTTATCCAGGCTTACATGAAGTTATATCCAGCATGCTCACCAATGATTATTGCTCCTAAAAGCATGCTCCTTACATGGGAAGAGGAGTTCAAACTATGGAAGGTTGACATTCCCTTTCACAATGTGAACAACTCTGAATACTCTGGCAACGAGAATGAAACAGCTCGTAATCTTATCAATAAATTTGGTCGTAATGCTTCGACTCAGGCAGCAAAGCGGAATTGTCGTACAGCTAAGTTCTATTCCTGGAAGCTTGGCAAAAGCATCTTGGGAATTAGCTACAAATTGTTCGAGCTACTTACCCGGCAGGGCTCCCGGGACAAGGTCCTGAGGAAGTTCCTTCTTGAACAGCCTAGTTTGCTAGTTCTTGACGAAGGGCACACTCCCCGCAATAAGACATCTGCTGTATGGAAATCCGTCTCTGAAATTGAAACAAAGAGACGCATCATCCTTTCCGGAACTCCCTTTCAAAACAACTTTAGGGAGCTATACACCACACTGTGCTTGGCAAGGCCTAAATTTGCTGATTTGAATCCAAGAGATGAACATAGAGGGAGATGGCAATATCTTGTCAATTCATATGGAAAGGTTACTGATTCCAgtagaaaattaaagatattgaAAGAGATCCGAGAAATGATCCAACCTTTTGTTCATGTATACAAGGGAACCATACTGCAAGACAGTCTCCCAGGGCTGAGGCAGTTGGTAGTCATATTGAAGCCAACCCAGTTGCAGGAGAAATTGCTTCAAGATATTAAGAAGAGATTTGATAATGTGCTTAAATTAGAATACGAAGAGTCTGTAGCAGCGTTTCATCCTTCTCTTTGCGAAATAGCTGAAGACAAGGAGAAGATACAAAAGTGTAGATTGAACCCCAACGAAAGTGCCAAAACAAAGTTCTTAATGGAACTTATCAGGATCAGTGGAATTTTCAatgaaaaagttttgatttttagTCAATTCATTGAACCTTTGAAGCTTCTACTGAGCCAGCTGAAGCAACATTTTAGTTGGACCGAAGGAAGAGAGGTGTTACAAATGCATGGAAAACAAGAAGCAAAGCTTCGACAGGCTTCAATCCACACTTTCAATGATCCGAACAGCAAAGTAAGGGTAATGCTAGCATCAACCAAGGCTTGTTACGAAGGTATCAGTTTGGTAGGTGCCTCGAGGGTTGTTTTGCTTGATGTTGTGTGGAATCCCTCGGTTGAGAAGCAAGCAATAAGCCGTGCTTATAGGCTCGGCCAAAAGAAGCTCGTGTTTACTTACCATTTGATCACTAAGGGGACAACGGACGAGAAAAAATGTGGTCGACAAGCTGTGAAGGACCAGTTGTCAGAGTTCGTGTTCTTTCATTCCGAAGGTGGGGCTCAAAATCGTCAACTCTTTTCATCCGCTGAATTGGAAGATAAAATTCTGGAGCAGATCATTGAGCAAGAAAAGTTCAGACACATAATTGAAAAAGTAGCTATTAAGAAACCAAATCTACTTTGA
- the LOC107487320 gene encoding SNF2 domain-containing protein CLASSY 3-like isoform X2 → MHSNTVPVASRTRSRKTATTTMSLSSSDDDEVVVKGETPPKPQPERGSAEGSGNRDGENVKEGENREDITRKRRKFGVDILIDQGPIPDGKSVAHRTRSHFPKSKKHLLFGTFSQPICLADDDDDEEQEQEQEKEEGQQPGKQGEDDEEEHVEEEEEEEEEEDDDDDDDDNDDDDDESLYESEETDLEEEDDDDDDDYSVERDACMNNVANFEGKKQKRKRVDVASMLRDMMFGKGEVPLLESVEEESGATVVTMDVPTRSPFNSEKHAPPEKSTEQEVLDAIWAEMERGFSSDPFEEEQGSNEFKCRGSKREKGSAFEFTRKREDQDLKGLGGEFQDCVAQEKGKLSSKSCIEGGNSCVDFPFKFTFLTKEPPAEKSQDEKEIDTIWSEMELGLHVIQQDSASAPQGENNANSDRDQFPVEGDANTPPLFRCRKGEHNLVLDEEIGLICKYCLHVALEIKNWVPPFVESPWEKSDRRDYYYYGDDVDRSVLDELHDRTSWSDDYNLGNHKGTVWDMIPGVKKTMYPHQCEAFEFLWSHLAGGIFLDQLKEENTGNGCVVSHAPGTGKTRLAIVFIQAYMKLYPACSPMIIAPKSMLLTWEEEFKLWKVDIPFHNVNNSEYSGNENETARNLINKFGRNASTQAAKRNCRTAKFYSWKLGKSILGISYKLFELLTRQGSRDKVLRKFLLEQPSLLVLDEGHTPRNKTSAVWKSVSEIETKRRIILSGTPFQNNFRELYTTLCLARPKFADLNPRDEHRGRWQYLVNSYGKVTDSSRKLKILKEIREMIQPFVHVYKGTILQDSLPGLRQLVVILKPTQLQEKLLQDIKKRFDNVLKLEYEESVAAFHPSLCEIAEDKEKIQKCRLNPNESAKTKFLMELIRISGIFNEKVLIFSQFIEPLKLLLSQLKQHFSWTEGREVLQMHGKQEAKLRQASIHTFNDPNSKVRVMLASTKACYEGISLVGASRVVLLDVVWNPSVEKQAISRAYRLGQKKLVFTYHLITKGTTDEKKCGRQAVKDQLSEFVFFHSEGGAQNRQLFSSAELEDKILEQIIEQEKFRHIIEKVAIKKPNLL, encoded by the exons ATGCATTCCAACACTGTTCCTGTTGCCTCCAGAACTCGTTCAAGAAAGACCGCCACAACCACCATGAGCCTGAGTAGCTCCGACGATGACGAAGTCGTCGTTAAAGGGGAAACTCCCCCGAAACCTCAACCTGAACGCGGCAGCGCAGAAGGCAGCGGTAACAGAGACGGCGAGAATGTGAAGGAGGGCGAGAACAGAGAAGATATAacgaggaaaagaagaaaatttggGGTTGACATTTTGATTGACCAGGGTCCCATCCCCGATGGTAAGAGTGTTGCACACAGGACTCGTTCCCATTTCCCGAAGAGCAAGAAGCACCTCCTTTTTGGGACTTTTAGTCAACCAATTTGTCttgctgatgatgatgatgatgaagaacaagaacaagaacaagaaaaggaagaagggcAACAACCTGGGAAGCAAggtgaagatgatgaagaagaacatgtggaggaggaggaggaggaggaggaggaggaggacgacgacgacgacgatgaCGACAACGACGACGATGACGACGAGTCTCTTTATGAATCAGAAGAAACTGATTTggaggaggaggatgatgatgatgacgacgacTACAGCGTAGAGAGAGATGCATGTATGAACAATGTGGCCAATTTCGAAGGGAAGAAGCAAAAGCGGAAGCGTGTTGATGTGGCTAGCATGTTAAGGGATATGATGTTTGGCAAGGGAGAGGTGCCTTTGCTGGAGTCTGTGGAAGAAGAATCAGGTGCAACTGTGGTGACCATGGACGTGCCAACAAGGTCCCCTTTCAACAGTGAGAAGCACGCGCCACCGGAGAAATCGACTGAGCAGGAAGTGCTGGATGCTATTTGGGCTGAGATGGAGCGTGGCTTCAGCTCTGATCCTTTTGAAGAGGAGCAGGGTTCTAATGAATTCAAATGCAGAGGTTCCAAGAGGGAAAAGGGATCTGCTTTTGAATTTACAAGGAAGAGAGAAGATCAAGATCTAAAAGGGCTTGGTGGGGAGTTTCAGGATTGTGTTGCCCAAGAGAAGGGTAAATTGTCTAGCAAGTCATGCATTGAGGGGGGAAATTCATGTGTGGATTTTCCTTTCAAGTTTACTTTTTTAACTAAGGAACCGCCAGCGGAGAAATCCCAAGATGAGAAAGAAATAGATACGATCTGGTCTGAGATGGAGCTTGGTCTTCATGTTATCCAACAAGACTCTGCTTCTGCTCCTCAG GGTGAAAATAATGCTAATTCGGATCGTGATCAATTTCCGGTGGAAGGTGATGCTAACACACCCCCTCTTTTTCGCTGTCGAAAAGGGGAACACAATCTTgttcttgatgaggaaattgGGCTTATCTGTAAATATTGCTTGCATGTGGCACTGGAGATCAAGAATTGGGTTCCTCCTTTT gttgaaagtccatgggaaaaATCTGACAGgagagattattattattatggggATGATGTTGACCGGTCTGTCTTGGATGAGCTTCATGATCGAACTTCTTGGAGTGATGATTATAACCTTGGTAATCACAAGGGGACAGTATGGGATATGATTCCTGGAGTGAAGAAGACTATGTATCCTCATCAATGCGAAGCTTTTGAATTTCTCTGGAGTCATTTAGCTGGTGGAATTTTTCTTGATCAGCTTAAAGAAGAAAACACTGGAAATGGATGCGTTGTATCTCATGCTCCTGGCACGGGGAAAACCCGTCTTGCTATTGTATTTATCCAGGCTTACATGAAGTTATATCCAGCATGCTCACCAATGATTATTGCTCCTAAAAGCATGCTCCTTACATGGGAAGAGGAGTTCAAACTATGGAAGGTTGACATTCCCTTTCACAATGTGAACAACTCTGAATACTCTGGCAACGAGAATGAAACAGCTCGTAATCTTATCAATAAATTTGGTCGTAATGCTTCGACTCAGGCAGCAAAGCGGAATTGTCGTACAGCTAAGTTCTATTCCTGGAAGCTTGGCAAAAGCATCTTGGGAATTAGCTACAAATTGTTCGAGCTACTTACCCGGCAGGGCTCCCGGGACAAGGTCCTGAGGAAGTTCCTTCTTGAACAGCCTAGTTTGCTAGTTCTTGACGAAGGGCACACTCCCCGCAATAAGACATCTGCTGTATGGAAATCCGTCTCTGAAATTGAAACAAAGAGACGCATCATCCTTTCCGGAACTCCCTTTCAAAACAACTTTAGGGAGCTATACACCACACTGTGCTTGGCAAGGCCTAAATTTGCTGATTTGAATCCAAGAGATGAACATAGAGGGAGATGGCAATATCTTGTCAATTCATATGGAAAGGTTACTGATTCCAgtagaaaattaaagatattgaAAGAGATCCGAGAAATGATCCAACCTTTTGTTCATGTATACAAGGGAACCATACTGCAAGACAGTCTCCCAGGGCTGAGGCAGTTGGTAGTCATATTGAAGCCAACCCAGTTGCAGGAGAAATTGCTTCAAGATATTAAGAAGAGATTTGATAATGTGCTTAAATTAGAATACGAAGAGTCTGTAGCAGCGTTTCATCCTTCTCTTTGCGAAATAGCTGAAGACAAGGAGAAGATACAAAAGTGTAGATTGAACCCCAACGAAAGTGCCAAAACAAAGTTCTTAATGGAACTTATCAGGATCAGTGGAATTTTCAatgaaaaagttttgatttttagTCAATTCATTGAACCTTTGAAGCTTCTACTGAGCCAGCTGAAGCAACATTTTAGTTGGACCGAAGGAAGAGAGGTGTTACAAATGCATGGAAAACAAGAAGCAAAGCTTCGACAGGCTTCAATCCACACTTTCAATGATCCGAACAGCAAAGTAAGGGTAATGCTAGCATCAACCAAGGCTTGTTACGAAGGTATCAGTTTGGTAGGTGCCTCGAGGGTTGTTTTGCTTGATGTTGTGTGGAATCCCTCGGTTGAGAAGCAAGCAATAAGCCGTGCTTATAGGCTCGGCCAAAAGAAGCTCGTGTTTACTTACCATTTGATCACTAAGGGGACAACGGACGAGAAAAAATGTGGTCGACAAGCTGTGAAGGACCAGTTGTCAGAGTTCGTGTTCTTTCATTCCGAAGGTGGGGCTCAAAATCGTCAACTCTTTTCATCCGCTGAATTGGAAGATAAAATTCTGGAGCAGATCATTGAGCAAGAAAAGTTCAGACACATAATTGAAAAAGTAGCTATTAAGAAACCAAATCTACTTTGA